Proteins from one Dehalococcoidales bacterium genomic window:
- a CDS encoding IPT/TIG domain-containing protein, which yields MTFGRAIRMKGRECLLSFLIGAILSFVFVLTPAHPALAVRDIECSPDEGRIGDTIDIDGENWPPSDPSAEPPFYRYIDIYFTSELAVVGDNIDNNIVIYELVKSGILIDTRGNFGVRFNVPPELTDGSPREDVRGGVYCICVTYENEKRIRSVEQFTVSGGEITNFSPKSGAVGTEVDVSGEYFGAREDITVLYDGDEVDIESGDSETDSRGRFDCTVAIPPSIAGKHIVTIQDETLSEVEEIFTVEPEIKVIPNTASSGNQVKVSGNGFGNRVHVEVFLNGHVVASAKTGRDGSFTVDLVIPDIVEGFYRIEAEDDDRNEANTELTVEIGTRINASPVTSVDSPGYVGQSITISGLGFKPNTEILITNIDTNMTIAATTSDTSGSFIAVFNIPEIAAGAHNITASDGQNSAEATLYMESTAPAIPQLISPQMCTRASTRTQFDWVDVDDDSGVTYDLQIATNDDFSLESILLTKLKITESEYILTKSEALASRSAAEPYYWRIRAVDGASNASDWSMVGEFSVGFTWSSWMVHLWWGLGVAGVAFLFYRLGKRGMYY from the coding sequence CGGGAGGGCTATCAGGATGAAGGGTAGGGAATGTTTACTGTCTTTCTTAATTGGGGCAATACTTTCATTCGTGTTCGTCCTCACACCTGCCCACCCTGCTCTAGCCGTTAGAGACATCGAGTGCTCCCCGGACGAAGGTAGAATTGGGGATACGATTGATATTGATGGCGAAAACTGGCCACCCAGTGATCCGTCGGCCGAACCGCCGTTTTATCGCTATATTGATATTTATTTCACTTCTGAATTAGCTGTTGTCGGAGATAATATTGACAATAATATAGTTATCTATGAACTGGTAAAAAGCGGCATTTTAATTGATACCAGAGGTAATTTCGGCGTCCGTTTTAACGTACCTCCTGAACTGACAGACGGGAGCCCTCGTGAAGACGTTCGTGGTGGTGTTTATTGTATCTGCGTCACTTATGAGAATGAAAAAAGAATAAGGTCTGTAGAGCAATTCACGGTGTCAGGGGGTGAAATCACCAATTTTAGCCCCAAGAGCGGAGCAGTTGGTACTGAGGTTGATGTCAGTGGTGAATATTTTGGTGCGCGGGAAGACATTACCGTATTGTATGACGGTGATGAGGTGGATATTGAAAGTGGTGACTCTGAAACCGACAGCCGCGGCCGGTTTGACTGTACGGTTGCTATTCCGCCGAGTATTGCTGGAAAACACATTGTCACTATTCAGGATGAGACCCTTAGCGAGGTAGAAGAGATCTTCACCGTTGAGCCGGAGATAAAGGTTATACCGAACACTGCATCATCTGGTAATCAGGTTAAGGTCAGCGGTAATGGTTTTGGTAACAGAGTGCATGTGGAGGTTTTTCTTAATGGTCATGTAGTGGCTTCTGCCAAGACAGGACGTGATGGCAGTTTTACGGTTGACCTGGTCATACCTGATATAGTTGAAGGTTTTTATAGAATTGAAGCTGAGGATGATGATCGTAATGAAGCTAATACCGAACTTACTGTTGAGATAGGCACGCGGATTAATGCCAGCCCTGTTACCAGCGTCGATTCACCCGGGTATGTCGGACAGAGTATCACTATCAGCGGACTTGGGTTCAAGCCCAACACGGAGATCCTTATCACGAATATCGATACAAATATGACCATAGCAGCTACCACCAGTGACACCAGCGGAAGTTTCATCGCCGTCTTCAATATTCCAGAGATTGCAGCAGGAGCGCATAATATTACTGCCAGCGATGGCCAGAATTCCGCCGAAGCTACCTTATACATGGAGTCTACAGCACCAGCCATACCCCAGCTAATATCCCCACAAATGTGTACTAGGGCTAGCACACGGACGCAATTCGATTGGGTGGACGTAGATGATGATAGCGGTGTTACCTACGATCTTCAGATCGCAACGAATGATGATTTTAGTCTAGAATCCATTTTATTAACAAAGCTGAAAATCACTGAATCGGAATACATCCTTACTAAATCTGAAGCTCTAGCCTCAAGATCGGCGGCTGAACCTTATTACTGGAGAATAAGGGCTGTGGATGGTGCGTCCAATGCCAGTGATTGGAGTATGGTTGGTGAATTCTCGGTTGGCTTTACTTGGTCGAGCTGGATGGTCCACCTCTGGTGGGGACTCGGCGTTGCCGGCGTCGCCTTTTTATTTTATCGGCTAGGTAAAAGAGGCATGTATTATTAA